The Caulifigura coniformis genome includes a region encoding these proteins:
- the pheT gene encoding phenylalanine--tRNA ligase subunit beta: MIVSWNWLNDYVKPGLSVEEIAERLTMSGMNLETIEPKGKDFAVDLEVTSNRPDCLGHLGVAREVSVLAGAPMTRPEPQLKTVPGPGIPVEVECPDLCPSYSARVIRGVKIGPSPAWLRERLEAIGVASVNNIVDATNYVLMECGQPLHAFDLDHLEGGRIVVRRAKEGEALEAIDHRTYKLSSSMCTICDASKPVAVGGVMGGAKSEVSAATKNIVLESAAFLPASIRSTARTLNLHSPSSYRYERGVDLTQLDWASRRCCELILQTAGGQLEETVSLVEQPQSNALAPVTLRFTRIAQVIGIEIPEARCVEILKALGLTLVDHKAGVSATFTAPSWRRRDLTREIDLIEEVARIHGYHHIPENAALPTAVVVRRTDERVRERVQQVLMAAGFQESLTFSFTVDQAAELFVPPGVGEPLTITPAAGEYGSRLRQSLIPSLVLARRDNERRGVMDADLFEIARVYLGVDPAVAQSQPLRIALVTGRSFREVKGVLETLVASVNPSLKLEAIATEHPAFQPGRGAELRLAGTPWGWIGELERTQFGPLREQKLREPATVVEVDLATLVANAAADRVPQPLPEFPAIERDFNFVIDDSATWDQVAGIVRAAAGPNLESVRFVDQYRGQQIPVGKKSYVIGLTYRAADRTLSGEEVDAHQAAVLKAAQDQLGAVQR; the protein is encoded by the coding sequence ATGATCGTCAGCTGGAACTGGCTCAACGACTACGTGAAACCCGGACTCTCCGTTGAGGAGATCGCCGAGCGGCTCACCATGTCCGGAATGAACCTCGAGACGATCGAGCCGAAGGGCAAAGACTTCGCTGTCGACCTCGAGGTCACCAGCAACCGGCCGGACTGCCTTGGCCACCTCGGCGTCGCCCGCGAAGTCAGCGTGCTGGCCGGCGCGCCCATGACCCGGCCGGAACCGCAGCTGAAGACGGTCCCTGGACCCGGGATCCCTGTCGAAGTCGAATGCCCCGACCTCTGTCCCAGCTACAGCGCCCGCGTCATTCGCGGCGTGAAGATCGGTCCCAGCCCTGCCTGGCTCCGGGAGCGTCTCGAGGCCATCGGCGTGGCCTCCGTCAACAATATCGTCGACGCAACCAACTACGTCCTCATGGAATGTGGACAGCCCCTGCACGCGTTCGACCTCGATCACCTCGAAGGGGGCCGGATCGTTGTCCGCCGTGCCAAAGAGGGGGAGGCGCTCGAAGCGATCGATCACCGTACCTACAAGCTCTCGTCCAGCATGTGCACGATCTGCGACGCCTCCAAACCGGTCGCCGTCGGCGGCGTCATGGGCGGCGCAAAAAGTGAAGTCAGTGCGGCGACCAAAAACATTGTCCTCGAATCGGCCGCATTCCTCCCCGCCTCGATCCGGTCGACGGCCCGCACACTGAACCTTCACAGTCCCTCGTCCTACCGATATGAGCGCGGCGTCGACCTGACCCAGCTCGATTGGGCCAGCCGCCGCTGCTGTGAACTGATTCTCCAGACGGCCGGCGGCCAACTCGAGGAAACCGTTTCCCTCGTCGAGCAGCCGCAGTCGAATGCGCTGGCCCCAGTGACGTTGCGGTTCACCCGCATCGCGCAGGTCATCGGAATCGAGATCCCGGAAGCTCGCTGCGTCGAGATCCTGAAAGCACTGGGCCTCACGCTGGTCGACCACAAGGCCGGTGTCAGCGCAACGTTCACGGCTCCCAGCTGGCGGCGGCGCGACCTGACGCGCGAGATCGATCTCATTGAGGAAGTTGCCCGCATCCACGGCTATCACCATATCCCCGAGAACGCAGCCCTCCCGACTGCCGTCGTCGTCCGCCGCACCGATGAACGCGTTCGCGAACGCGTCCAGCAGGTGTTGATGGCCGCCGGGTTTCAGGAATCGCTGACCTTCTCCTTCACCGTCGACCAGGCCGCCGAATTGTTCGTCCCGCCGGGAGTCGGTGAGCCGCTCACGATCACCCCCGCCGCCGGTGAGTACGGCTCGCGCCTTAGGCAGTCGCTCATTCCCAGCCTGGTCCTCGCGCGTCGCGACAACGAACGTCGGGGCGTGATGGATGCGGATCTGTTCGAGATCGCTCGCGTCTATCTCGGCGTCGACCCCGCGGTGGCCCAGTCGCAGCCTCTCCGGATTGCGCTGGTGACTGGCCGTTCATTCCGGGAGGTCAAAGGCGTGCTCGAGACGCTCGTCGCGAGCGTGAATCCGTCGCTGAAGCTGGAGGCCATTGCGACGGAGCATCCGGCCTTTCAGCCCGGGCGCGGAGCAGAACTGCGGCTGGCCGGAACTCCGTGGGGCTGGATCGGGGAACTCGAACGGACCCAGTTCGGACCGCTTCGCGAGCAGAAGTTGCGCGAGCCCGCCACGGTCGTCGAAGTCGATCTGGCGACGCTCGTCGCCAATGCCGCGGCCGATCGCGTCCCGCAGCCGCTGCCGGAATTTCCTGCGATCGAACGCGACTTCAACTTCGTGATCGACGATAGCGCCACCTGGGACCAGGTTGCCGGAATCGTCCGCGCCGCGGCCGGGCCGAATCTCGAATCGGTCCGCTTTGTCGACCAGTATCGCGGCCAGCAGATCCCGGTCGGCAAAAAGTCGTACGTGATCGGCCTGACTTACCGTGCGGCCGATCGCACGCTGTCGGGGGAAGAGGTCGACGCGCATCAGGCCGCCGTCCTGAAAGCGGCGCAGGACCAACTGGGCGCCGTCCAGCGGTAA
- the larE gene encoding ATP-dependent sacrificial sulfur transferase LarE: protein MALTNDIDDTNTAEALAGRLLTAIRPFRRAAVAFSGGVDSAVVAAAAARECEVAVAVTAVSASLATGELEEARRVAAMIGIPHKVVHTDEFSRPGYQQNAGNRCYFCKTELYERLESLAPDLGVGVLLNGTNLDDLGDHRPGLVAASEHAVRSPLVDAGLRKADVRTIAKLWNVPIWNKPASPCLSSRIAYGVEATPERVKRIDAAELFLKSLLAGRVLRVRCEAGDLARIELPLENLSLLANETVRTQVAARLKELGFRRVTVDLEGFRSGSLNDQLPIIELATPSSGLAGA, encoded by the coding sequence ATGGCGTTGACGAATGACATTGACGACACGAACACCGCGGAGGCGCTCGCCGGACGTCTGCTGACGGCAATCCGACCATTTCGGCGGGCAGCCGTCGCCTTCTCCGGCGGGGTCGATTCGGCCGTGGTCGCTGCGGCTGCTGCCAGGGAATGCGAGGTGGCTGTCGCCGTAACAGCCGTCAGTGCGAGCCTCGCGACCGGCGAACTGGAGGAGGCCCGACGTGTCGCCGCGATGATCGGAATCCCGCACAAAGTCGTGCACACCGACGAGTTCAGCCGCCCCGGCTACCAGCAGAACGCCGGCAATCGCTGTTACTTCTGCAAGACGGAACTCTACGAGCGTCTGGAATCGCTCGCACCGGATCTCGGCGTCGGGGTTCTCCTGAACGGCACCAACCTCGATGACCTCGGAGACCACCGGCCGGGCCTCGTGGCGGCGTCCGAACATGCGGTCCGCAGCCCGCTGGTCGATGCGGGGCTCCGGAAAGCGGACGTTCGGACCATCGCGAAACTGTGGAACGTTCCGATCTGGAACAAGCCCGCTTCCCCCTGCCTTTCCAGCCGGATCGCCTACGGAGTGGAGGCGACGCCGGAGCGTGTGAAGCGCATCGACGCAGCCGAACTGTTCCTGAAATCGCTTCTGGCAGGGCGGGTGCTCAGAGTCCGCTGTGAAGCGGGCGACCTGGCGCGGATTGAACTGCCGCTCGAGAACCTTTCGCTGCTGGCGAATGAGACGGTTCGGACGCAGGTCGCTGCACGCCTGAAGGAACTCGGGTTCCGCCGGGTCACGGTGGACCTTGAAGGATTTCGGTCCGGCAGCCTGAACGACCAGCTCCCGATTATCGAATTGGCGACTCCTTCCTCCGGCCTCGCGGGCGCCTGA
- the gap gene encoding type I glyceraldehyde-3-phosphate dehydrogenase, giving the protein MAVAVGINGFGRIGRITMRAMMARKGEFDILAINDLGDPKHLAMLFKYDSVQGRYPGTCYAEGDSLVIDGKKVKVCAEKDPAKLPWKALGVKVALESTGFFTKRASGDKPGYDSHVVAGAEKVVLSAPADKESPTDLTCVLGVNEDQLKKEHKFISNASCTTNCLAPLAKVLDETFGIEKGLMTTVHAYTNDQRVSDQLHKDPHRARAAALNIIPTSTGAAKAVGEVLPQLNGKLTGISLRVPVPAGSVTDLVAVLKKDVKADDVNAALKAAAEGKLKGILEYNTDPIVSTDIIGNPHSSIFDAPWTQVIGGNLVKVLSWYDNEFGYSNRTADLISRIGKL; this is encoded by the coding sequence GTGGCAGTCGCTGTTGGTATTAACGGTTTCGGACGGATTGGACGCATCACGATGCGGGCGATGATGGCCCGCAAAGGCGAGTTCGACATTCTCGCCATTAACGACCTCGGCGACCCGAAGCACCTGGCGATGCTGTTCAAGTACGACAGCGTCCAGGGGCGCTACCCGGGCACCTGCTACGCCGAAGGCGATTCGCTCGTCATCGACGGCAAGAAGGTCAAGGTTTGTGCCGAGAAGGACCCGGCGAAGCTGCCGTGGAAGGCGCTCGGAGTGAAGGTGGCCCTCGAATCGACCGGCTTCTTCACGAAGCGGGCTTCGGGCGACAAGCCGGGCTACGACAGCCATGTCGTCGCCGGCGCCGAGAAGGTGGTTCTGTCGGCCCCGGCCGACAAGGAATCGCCGACCGACCTGACGTGCGTGCTGGGCGTGAACGAAGACCAGCTCAAGAAAGAGCACAAGTTCATCTCGAACGCGAGCTGCACGACGAACTGCCTGGCCCCGCTTGCCAAGGTTCTCGATGAGACCTTCGGCATCGAAAAGGGTCTGATGACGACCGTGCATGCCTACACGAACGACCAGCGCGTGTCGGACCAGCTGCACAAGGACCCGCACCGCGCTCGCGCGGCGGCTCTCAACATCATCCCGACGTCGACCGGCGCCGCGAAGGCCGTCGGCGAAGTGCTGCCGCAGCTGAACGGCAAGCTGACCGGCATCAGCCTCCGCGTGCCGGTGCCGGCAGGCAGCGTGACCGACCTCGTCGCGGTCCTGAAGAAGGACGTGAAGGCCGACGACGTGAACGCCGCGCTGAAGGCCGCTGCCGAAGGGAAGCTGAAGGGGATCCTCGAGTACAACACGGACCCGATCGTGTCGACCGACATCATCGGCAACCCGCACTCGAGCATCTTCGATGCTCCTTGGACGCAGGTCATCGGCGGCAACCTGGTGAAGGTGCTGTCGTGGTACGACAACGAGTTCGGTTACTCGAACCGGACGGCCGACCTGATCTCCCGCATCGGCAAGCTGTAA
- a CDS encoding serine/threonine-protein kinase: MPTTIPVTSPNAVPPNRRWIWPFELIEQIGEGGMGVVYRARYVVNNLEVAVKMLPADVTDPIVLARFERELEVLKSLKHPNIVRCFGGLCEDKGRFYAMELVTGGTLESELQRRGRISWEMVINYGEQICKALAAAHTKGVVHRDIKPSNFLVTPEGQLKLSDFGLATMQASRKITQAGKTAGTFLYMAPEQIRGQEVTPRTDLYALGCMFFELLTGKPPFIGETPAATLHMHLKDVPPRVAPTVLDCPPMLDDLIGRLMEKDPARRPGSAEEVAYTLHAITPTIEVRNPKRAADSPPRGIPVRTQPVGPRRQETSEVDIAAALPRWVPMTVATTVVLSLLLNLQMLSSWSAARTWESSYIAGLDNSNPLIRAHSAMELGKSPNVSGRGLDAIAAKLNDTDSGVRVAAAGGLGAAGRSAKSYLTTLRKVQKEHEDPSTRSAAAAAEKSINSASSLRGMGGLLKFLALLAGIASLVLVWYRDHAAVRGLIARLQKTRRPA; the protein is encoded by the coding sequence ATGCCCACGACGATTCCAGTGACCTCTCCGAATGCCGTCCCGCCGAACCGGCGATGGATCTGGCCCTTTGAGCTGATCGAGCAGATCGGCGAAGGGGGAATGGGTGTCGTCTATCGCGCGCGGTACGTGGTGAACAACCTCGAAGTGGCCGTGAAGATGCTTCCGGCCGACGTCACGGACCCGATCGTGCTGGCGAGGTTCGAGCGTGAGCTGGAGGTGCTGAAGAGTCTCAAGCATCCCAACATCGTCCGTTGCTTCGGAGGGCTGTGCGAAGACAAGGGGCGGTTCTATGCGATGGAACTGGTAACGGGCGGGACGCTCGAATCCGAGTTGCAGCGCCGGGGCCGCATCAGCTGGGAGATGGTGATCAACTACGGCGAGCAGATCTGCAAGGCGCTCGCCGCCGCCCATACCAAGGGGGTGGTTCACCGGGATATCAAGCCGAGCAATTTCCTCGTCACCCCCGAGGGGCAGCTCAAGCTGAGCGACTTCGGCCTGGCGACGATGCAGGCGTCGCGCAAGATTACGCAGGCGGGGAAGACCGCCGGGACCTTCCTGTACATGGCGCCCGAGCAGATTCGCGGACAGGAAGTGACGCCGCGAACCGACCTGTACGCGCTGGGCTGCATGTTTTTCGAGCTGCTGACGGGGAAGCCGCCGTTCATTGGCGAGACGCCGGCGGCGACGCTGCACATGCACCTGAAGGACGTCCCTCCGCGGGTCGCGCCGACCGTGCTCGATTGCCCTCCGATGCTGGACGACCTGATCGGCCGGCTGATGGAGAAGGACCCGGCAAGGCGTCCGGGATCGGCCGAGGAAGTGGCGTACACGCTGCACGCGATCACGCCGACCATCGAAGTGCGGAACCCCAAGCGCGCGGCCGATTCTCCCCCCCGCGGCATCCCGGTTCGGACGCAGCCCGTTGGTCCGCGGCGGCAAGAGACGTCCGAAGTGGACATCGCGGCCGCGCTTCCGCGGTGGGTGCCGATGACGGTGGCGACGACGGTTGTGCTTTCGCTCCTGCTCAATCTGCAAATGCTGTCGAGCTGGTCTGCAGCCCGGACCTGGGAATCGAGCTACATCGCAGGTCTCGACAATTCCAACCCGTTAATCCGTGCGCACTCCGCGATGGAACTGGGGAAGTCGCCAAACGTTTCCGGACGGGGTCTGGACGCGATCGCCGCCAAATTGAATGACACCGACTCGGGAGTGCGCGTCGCCGCCGCCGGAGGTCTCGGAGCCGCGGGACGATCCGCGAAGTCCTACCTGACAACCCTGCGAAAGGTTCAGAAGGAACACGAAGACCCATCGACCCGCAGCGCTGCGGCGGCCGCGGAGAAATCGATCAACAGCGCCTCAAGCCTCCGTGGAATGGGAGGCCTCCTGAAGTTCCTGGCCTTGCTCGCCGGGATCGCTTCGCTGGTGCTCGTGTGGTATCGCGATCACGCAGCGGTCCGGGGGCTCATCGCCAGGCTGCAAAAAACGCGACGGCCTGCCTGA
- a CDS encoding HDOD domain-containing protein, whose product MSLLLADPPPTLNDPPERLVNRLLEQNEGLTMLPAVAMKALQMANDPDCSVNHFAVLVQQDQMLASDLLAIANTALYSSGRAIANLQQAAQRLGFRKCKNLILTSSMSSLMKKLKFDEQWVRDILWRHSFLAAIHCHHLNKLFATGFDGEEFTAGLMHDLGRTLLAVSAGSDFMVADLLTFEEGDDLLEREREILGTDHAAFGAWFVRRSNLPEALSESVLDHHNCDNCSKLTAIVAAADEMANHLQRYLEPDQYSAENNRGLKRLEVLGVPDARQRLDAHRVTIMEEATEELTELVKRLG is encoded by the coding sequence ATGTCTCTTCTTCTGGCCGACCCACCGCCGACGTTGAACGATCCGCCCGAGCGCCTCGTGAATCGGCTGCTCGAGCAGAACGAAGGGCTCACCATGCTCCCGGCCGTCGCCATGAAGGCGTTGCAGATGGCCAACGATCCGGATTGCTCCGTTAACCATTTCGCCGTCCTGGTCCAGCAGGACCAGATGCTCGCGTCCGATCTCCTCGCCATCGCGAACACGGCCCTCTACTCAAGCGGCCGCGCGATCGCCAACCTCCAGCAGGCCGCTCAGCGCCTGGGATTCAGGAAATGCAAAAACCTGATTCTCACGTCGAGCATGAGCAGCCTGATGAAGAAACTCAAATTCGACGAGCAGTGGGTTCGCGACATCCTCTGGCGGCATAGTTTCCTCGCCGCGATTCACTGCCATCACCTGAACAAGCTCTTCGCCACCGGGTTCGATGGCGAAGAATTCACCGCCGGCCTGATGCACGACCTCGGCCGAACCCTGCTCGCCGTCTCCGCCGGCAGCGACTTCATGGTCGCCGATCTCCTCACCTTCGAAGAAGGAGATGACCTGCTCGAGCGCGAACGCGAGATCCTGGGAACCGATCACGCCGCCTTCGGCGCCTGGTTCGTCCGCCGTTCGAACCTCCCGGAAGCACTCTCGGAGAGCGTTCTCGATCACCACAACTGCGACAACTGCTCGAAGCTCACCGCCATCGTCGCTGCAGCCGATGAAATGGCCAACCACCTCCAGCGCTATCTGGAACCCGATCAGTACTCGGCTGAAAACAATCGCGGGCTCAAACGCCTGGAAGTGCTCGGCGTTCCGGATGCGCGGCAGCGGCTCGATGCTCACCGCGTGACGATCATGGAAGAGGCGACCGAGGAACTGACGGAACTCGTCAAACGGCTCGGCTGA
- a CDS encoding alpha/beta fold hydrolase, whose protein sequence is MSDAFTPERLTPADSAQSGFPMQEEQQPLPIRSMPENFTASDGVRLAIHRFHPEDGPVRGTIVSLHGIQSHAGWYHRSSTQLAQAGWDVWFLDRRGSGISGGDRGHAEHWERLVNDVVAVLRQIRSRKSPGPVILQAVSWGGKLAAAVARVHAELVDGLALLYPGIHARIRPGLRQRLLLKLADFARIRRRRVLIPLDDAALFTSDPARQQFLREDPLSIRVATSGFLNADRHLTHLAQTAGPELRCPILLMLAGRDRIIDNGAMKRFFATIASPSRTLIEFPEAAHTLEFEPCFDHFVQQYFTWLNAISPNRGDTA, encoded by the coding sequence ATGAGCGACGCCTTCACCCCTGAACGTCTGACACCCGCGGACTCCGCACAGAGCGGATTCCCGATGCAGGAGGAACAACAGCCACTCCCCATCAGGAGTATGCCAGAGAACTTCACGGCGTCCGATGGCGTGCGTCTGGCCATCCATCGATTCCACCCGGAAGACGGACCAGTTCGCGGGACGATCGTGTCGCTGCATGGAATCCAGAGTCACGCGGGGTGGTATCACCGTTCCTCGACCCAGCTTGCCCAGGCGGGCTGGGATGTCTGGTTTCTCGATCGTCGCGGATCGGGAATCTCGGGTGGCGACCGGGGCCACGCCGAGCACTGGGAACGACTGGTCAATGACGTCGTCGCCGTGCTGAGGCAGATTCGCTCGCGCAAATCGCCCGGACCAGTCATTCTTCAAGCCGTCAGCTGGGGAGGAAAACTCGCGGCCGCGGTGGCTCGTGTCCACGCGGAACTCGTCGACGGGCTTGCCCTGCTTTACCCCGGAATCCACGCCCGGATCCGCCCGGGTCTTCGGCAACGGCTCCTGCTGAAGCTGGCCGACTTCGCCCGCATCCGCCGGCGCAGGGTTCTGATTCCGCTCGACGATGCAGCCCTGTTCACATCCGATCCTGCCCGACAGCAGTTTCTTCGCGAAGACCCTCTCTCGATCCGCGTGGCCACCTCCGGCTTCCTCAACGCGGATCGCCACCTCACCCACCTGGCTCAGACCGCCGGCCCCGAACTCCGCTGTCCGATCCTTCTGATGCTCGCGGGCCGCGACCGGATCATCGACAACGGCGCGATGAAGCGGTTCTTCGCGACCATCGCTTCGCCGTCCCGGACGCTCATCGAATTCCCAGAGGCGGCACACACCCTGGAGTTCGAGCCCTGCTTCGACCACTTCGTCCAGCAGTACTTCACCTGGCTCAACGCAATCAGCCCCAACAGGGGCGACACTGCGTAG
- a CDS encoding response regulator, producing the protein MRRLLLIDHDQNQCRRLVQVLSGLGFSLDVTYSAKEARVLNEQQRYSWSVIGTPADGGDSVALFTQLRERQTRLRGLLVANDPDVGVKTAAEEAGLDIIQRPVDVNILIPWLSDGGACGESTTIELGIAESSPVAESVVAGLPENTIRNRLSDEQLIRIIRGVDYPFAGKERLEMFDRDTLVRVVMLIRRWCRNRR; encoded by the coding sequence ATGCGCCGGCTCTTATTGATCGATCACGACCAGAACCAATGCCGGCGGCTCGTGCAGGTGCTGTCAGGCCTCGGTTTCAGTCTCGATGTCACGTATAGCGCGAAAGAGGCACGGGTGCTCAACGAACAACAACGTTACAGCTGGAGCGTGATCGGGACCCCCGCAGACGGCGGGGACAGCGTGGCCCTGTTTACGCAGCTTCGGGAACGGCAGACCCGCCTGCGCGGCCTCCTTGTCGCCAATGACCCGGATGTCGGTGTGAAGACCGCCGCGGAAGAGGCCGGCCTCGACATTATTCAGCGACCCGTCGACGTCAACATCCTGATTCCCTGGCTCTCCGATGGTGGCGCCTGCGGCGAATCCACCACCATCGAACTCGGGATCGCTGAGTCGTCCCCCGTGGCGGAAAGCGTCGTCGCCGGCCTCCCCGAGAATACGATCCGCAATCGTCTGTCGGACGAACAGTTGATCAGGATCATCCGTGGCGTCGACTACCCGTTCGCCGGAAAAGAACGCCTGGAAATGTTCGACCGCGACACTCTCGTCCGCGTCGTGATGCTCATTCGCCGCTGGTGCCGCAACCGGCGCTGA
- a CDS encoding KamA family radical SAM protein has product MLAPPSADEPAGSTKILRFDQPHGATPAVPEPPVAPEPAPLSAEPPFYIVTPNRRPQNPKSRAFRKKFFPQATDKEWNDWRWQSRHRIKTLEQMERMLTLSTDERTALIEGGQMLPVGITPYYMSLLDTENPEQPLRRTVVPSAKEFLRTKGEADDPLGEDGHSPVPGLVHRYPDRVLLLALDFCSTYCRYCTRSRVVGHGELMANEKRLELAFDYLRKTPQVRDVLISGGDPLSLSEDKLDWILGKLRAIPHIEFIRIGTKMPAVLPQRITPQLTRVLRKYHPLWMSIHFLHPDECTPEAARACARLADAGIPLGAQTVLLKGVNDSVPVMKELVHKLLLMRVRPYYLYQCDPISGSAHFRTSIDKGLEIIEGLRGHTTGYGVPNYVVDAPGGGGKIPLQPNYYVGRDGDEVLLRNFEGKTYRYPDPVEV; this is encoded by the coding sequence ATGCTTGCGCCCCCGTCCGCTGACGAACCCGCCGGCTCGACCAAGATTCTCCGGTTCGATCAACCGCACGGCGCAACACCCGCCGTTCCGGAGCCGCCCGTCGCCCCAGAGCCGGCGCCGTTGTCCGCCGAGCCGCCGTTCTACATCGTCACGCCCAACCGTCGGCCCCAGAATCCGAAGTCCCGTGCCTTCCGGAAGAAGTTCTTCCCCCAGGCGACCGACAAGGAATGGAACGACTGGCGCTGGCAGTCGCGGCATCGCATCAAGACGCTCGAGCAGATGGAGCGGATGCTCACGCTGAGCACGGATGAGCGGACCGCCCTCATCGAAGGGGGCCAGATGCTGCCCGTCGGCATCACCCCTTATTACATGAGCCTGCTCGACACGGAGAATCCGGAGCAGCCGCTCCGACGCACCGTCGTTCCCTCCGCGAAAGAGTTCCTGCGGACGAAGGGGGAAGCGGACGATCCGCTCGGTGAAGACGGACACAGCCCGGTTCCGGGCCTCGTGCACCGTTACCCCGATCGCGTTCTTCTGCTGGCCCTCGACTTCTGCTCGACCTACTGCCGTTACTGCACGCGGTCCCGCGTCGTGGGACACGGCGAACTGATGGCCAACGAGAAGCGGCTGGAGCTGGCCTTCGACTATCTGCGGAAGACCCCGCAGGTGCGCGACGTCCTGATCTCCGGCGGCGACCCGCTGTCCCTCAGCGAAGACAAACTCGACTGGATCCTCGGCAAGCTCCGCGCGATTCCGCACATTGAGTTCATCCGCATCGGCACCAAGATGCCGGCCGTGCTTCCGCAGCGGATCACTCCGCAGCTGACGCGCGTCCTCCGGAAGTACCATCCCCTGTGGATGAGCATCCACTTCCTGCATCCCGACGAATGCACGCCGGAAGCCGCGCGGGCCTGTGCCCGCCTGGCCGACGCCGGCATTCCGCTCGGCGCCCAGACGGTGCTGCTCAAGGGTGTGAACGACAGCGTTCCCGTCATGAAGGAGCTGGTCCACAAGCTGCTCCTGATGCGCGTCCGGCCGTATTACCTCTACCAGTGCGATCCGATTTCGGGCTCGGCCCACTTCCGTACTTCGATCGACAAGGGCCTCGAGATCATTGAAGGTCTCCGCGGCCACACGACCGGCTACGGCGTCCCGAACTATGTCGTCGACGCCCCTGGCGGCGGCGGCAAGATTCCGCTCCAGCCAAACTACTACGTCGGCCGCGACGGGGACGAGGTTCTCCTGAGGAACTTTGAAGGGAAGACCTACCGGTATCCCGATCCGGTGGAGGTGTGA
- the opgC gene encoding OpgC domain-containing protein — MGPGPATANSSPEPSRLVSLDFLRGLVLTFVLVDHIDDLIADQEFFNRWTLKGLGLSDAAEAFVFLAGFTFGWVFSPRIERLGLLACQRRAMTRSFVIYGAMMATTLLVAALAWSISRTSLVFRLPLTITTPAMFSEAIRETAMLREPVWGVAILVIYIVVLPLLPLFLQLARRTPAAAIGLSLVIYTSSQLSPALSAGDAGFNPLAWQLLVALGVVAGHVAVTRPRMRWNRTFVIGAGVVVIVGMLVARGVSLPALGEFTAWVGQQQRSSPLFSKTNLGLARIIHFAAVAIVTTWAVQRWPSFPETRWARPFVWSGRHSLPLFCLGVILAYVCAIASAFLPSHPVSLFVLAADAFLVQVVAAWFLERRRVRRHALAGTH, encoded by the coding sequence ATGGGGCCCGGGCCCGCGACGGCGAACTCTTCCCCCGAGCCGTCCCGGCTCGTCTCTCTCGACTTCCTCCGCGGGCTCGTCCTGACGTTCGTGCTCGTCGATCACATCGATGACCTGATCGCGGACCAGGAGTTCTTCAATCGCTGGACGCTCAAGGGCCTGGGGCTTTCGGACGCAGCCGAGGCGTTCGTCTTCCTTGCCGGCTTTACCTTCGGCTGGGTCTTCTCGCCGAGGATCGAGCGGCTGGGTCTTCTCGCGTGTCAGCGGCGAGCGATGACGCGTTCTTTCGTGATCTATGGGGCCATGATGGCGACGACGCTACTCGTCGCGGCACTGGCGTGGAGCATTTCCCGAACCTCACTGGTGTTCCGGCTTCCACTGACGATCACGACGCCCGCCATGTTCAGCGAAGCGATTCGCGAGACGGCCATGCTGCGAGAACCGGTATGGGGCGTCGCCATCCTGGTGATCTACATCGTAGTGCTGCCGCTTCTCCCCCTGTTCCTCCAATTGGCCAGGCGAACGCCGGCAGCGGCGATCGGATTGTCGCTGGTGATCTATACCAGCTCGCAACTGTCGCCCGCCCTGTCCGCGGGTGATGCGGGCTTCAACCCGCTCGCGTGGCAGCTTCTGGTCGCTCTCGGGGTCGTGGCCGGCCATGTCGCGGTGACGCGGCCACGCATGCGATGGAACCGCACCTTCGTGATCGGCGCCGGGGTCGTCGTCATAGTGGGGATGCTCGTGGCGCGCGGCGTCTCGCTTCCCGCACTCGGGGAGTTCACCGCCTGGGTCGGCCAACAACAGAGGAGTTCGCCGCTGTTCTCGAAGACGAACCTGGGGCTTGCCCGAATCATCCATTTCGCCGCCGTCGCGATCGTGACAACGTGGGCCGTTCAACGCTGGCCGTCGTTCCCCGAGACACGCTGGGCCCGGCCGTTCGTGTGGAGCGGCCGGCACTCGCTTCCTTTGTTCTGCCTGGGCGTGATCCTGGCATATGTGTGCGCGATCGCCTCGGCGTTCCTGCCGTCGCATCCAGTGTCGCTTTTCGTTCTGGCTGCCGACGCGTTTCTTGTGCAGGTGGTGGCGGCCTGGTTTCTGGAACGGCGCCGGGTGCGGCGACATGCACTGGCCGGGACGCACTGA